A stretch of the Candidatus Binatia bacterium genome encodes the following:
- the galT gene encoding galactose-1-phosphate uridylyltransferase, protein MPELRKDPIMGRWVIIATERARRPSDFSHAREGRKRTECAFCVGHEHETPSEVLAYRTKGGAQDSRDWSVRVVPNKFPALRIEGELGRRGEGIFDMMNGVGAHEVIIESPDHTVDLAELSEEQIEDVLWAYHDRVHDLKRDRRFRYILIFKNHGAEAGASLEHTHSQLIALPIIPLNVAEELNGAREYYRHKERCVFCDLIRQEREDQVRLVAENDEFVTVCPFAPRFPFETWILPKIHSEAFERITKHEYGNLARSLRDALRRLNKALDAPPYNYVIHSSPAREPEDGYYHWHVEIMPKLTKVAGFEWGTGFYINPVPPEDAARHLREAGD, encoded by the coding sequence ATGCCAGAACTCCGGAAAGACCCGATCATGGGACGCTGGGTGATCATTGCCACAGAACGGGCACGCCGCCCGTCGGATTTCTCCCACGCCCGCGAGGGACGGAAGAGAACCGAGTGCGCCTTCTGTGTCGGCCATGAGCATGAAACGCCGTCCGAGGTGCTTGCGTATCGCACCAAGGGCGGCGCTCAGGATTCCCGCGATTGGAGCGTCCGGGTAGTACCAAACAAGTTTCCTGCCCTGCGCATCGAGGGTGAACTGGGCCGCAGAGGCGAAGGTATCTTCGACATGATGAACGGCGTCGGCGCCCACGAAGTCATCATCGAAAGCCCCGATCACACGGTGGATCTCGCCGAGCTCAGCGAAGAGCAAATCGAGGACGTGCTGTGGGCCTATCACGATCGTGTCCACGACCTGAAGAGGGATCGGCGCTTCCGCTACATCCTGATCTTCAAGAATCACGGCGCTGAAGCGGGCGCCAGTCTCGAGCACACCCATTCGCAGCTGATCGCATTGCCGATCATTCCCCTGAATGTCGCCGAGGAATTGAACGGCGCGCGCGAGTACTATCGGCACAAAGAGCGGTGCGTGTTCTGCGATCTCATCCGCCAGGAGCGGGAGGATCAGGTGCGGCTGGTGGCAGAGAACGACGAGTTCGTGACCGTATGTCCTTTCGCCCCGCGTTTCCCGTTCGAGACCTGGATACTACCGAAGATCCACAGCGAGGCCTTCGAGCGCATCACCAAGCACGAGTATGGCAATCTCGCGCGCTCCCTGCGCGACGCGCTACGGCGTTTGAACAAAGCGCTCGATGCCCCGCCGTACAACTACGTCATCCATTCCTCACCCGCACGCGAGCCAGAGGACGGCTACTACCACTGGCACGTGGAGATCATGCCGAAACTGACCAAGGTCGCAGGTTTCGAGTGGGGCACCGGATTCTACATCAACCCCGTACCCCCGGAGGATGCAGCGCGCCACCTGCGTGAAGCTGGCGATTAG